Proteins found in one Candidatus Thermoplasmatota archaeon genomic segment:
- a CDS encoding PrsW family glutamic-type intramembrane protease: MNLISYALLILFSFVPPLIYAVWIRNTERYQRQSWFSIAVCFLWGASIAIIAALILEHVLHVSLSVSIQRVELLPFLSVVLVAPVVEECVKPFALRLKTVQQSIGEYEDGLIYGAVAGLGFSATENLFYGWDFLSQGFIIFILLISIRSVGACFLHASATAMTGYGYGKKLLNKTSVFRIVPYLVVAICMHSFYNFVLTFDLIGNVFGLIIALIFSFASFRFIRKKIQHLDMV; encoded by the coding sequence ATGAATTTGATATCATATGCCCTGCTCATACTCTTTTCTTTTGTCCCCCCTCTTATATATGCTGTTTGGATTCGGAATACTGAACGATACCAACGGCAGTCGTGGTTTTCGATTGCAGTCTGCTTCCTCTGGGGTGCAAGTATTGCGATTATCGCAGCGCTCATTCTTGAACACGTTTTACATGTTTCGCTTTCGGTATCGATACAACGTGTTGAGTTGTTGCCATTTTTGAGTGTAGTCCTTGTTGCTCCTGTTGTTGAAGAATGTGTCAAACCTTTTGCATTACGGTTAAAAACTGTACAGCAATCTATTGGTGAATATGAGGATGGATTGATTTATGGTGCTGTTGCTGGTCTGGGTTTTTCTGCTACGGAAAATCTTTTTTATGGATGGGATTTCCTTTCACAAGGTTTCATTATTTTTATTCTTTTGATTAGTATTCGAAGTGTTGGTGCTTGTTTTCTTCATGCTTCAGCAACCGCAATGACTGGATATGGTTATGGGAAGAAATTGCTCAATAAAACCTCGGTATTTCGTATCGTGCCGTATCTTGTTGTAGCAATCTGTATGCATAGTTTTTATAATTTTGTTCTGACGTTCGATCTTATAGGTAACGTTTTCGGTTTGATTATTGCCTTGATTTTTTCTTTTGCTTCCTTTCGATTCATTCGAAAGAAAATCCAGCATCTCGATATGGTGTAA